A window from Pseudomonas sp. MRSN 12121 encodes these proteins:
- a CDS encoding phage tail sheath C-terminal domain-containing protein: MIEFDTIPASIRKPGVYIEFNTRLAVRNLPTNKQSICLIVPLGAAATLLPHVPTQVKDDIEAGTMTDSAVAQEMVKAVIKSYRYATLSIVGVAVEGEIEPSIVAALDSIALGGFTILVPAWFSQTALTALRTHIQTYTDSVEQQSIIGVAALTTTLSAATTLAASLNSGAISLAVLPGTASTDRQVACAYAAQIASEEDPARPLNTLVLGGIEVPPITKRLGRVEQETALANGVTPLEVGAGDVVQIVRAVSTYTKSATGATDVSLLDLTTMRTLYYVRQACRDRIRLRFPRSKLTNKTPAAVRGELLDVLNKLEDAEIVEEVVANAAGLVVERSGQDVSTLKASIPADIVNGLHVFAGRIDLLL, encoded by the coding sequence ATGATTGAGTTCGACACCATCCCGGCATCGATCCGCAAGCCTGGCGTTTACATCGAGTTCAATACCAGGCTCGCAGTACGCAATCTGCCAACCAACAAACAGAGCATCTGCCTGATTGTTCCGCTGGGTGCAGCTGCAACCTTGCTGCCTCATGTGCCAACCCAGGTAAAAGATGACATCGAAGCTGGGACCATGACAGACAGCGCCGTCGCCCAAGAAATGGTCAAGGCTGTTATCAAGTCTTATCGCTATGCAACGCTGTCCATTGTCGGTGTTGCGGTCGAGGGTGAAATTGAGCCGAGCATTGTTGCAGCGCTGGACTCTATCGCCCTGGGCGGTTTCACGATTCTCGTGCCGGCCTGGTTCAGCCAGACAGCCCTGACTGCCTTGCGCACCCACATCCAGACCTATACCGACTCGGTCGAGCAACAGAGCATCATCGGTGTTGCAGCGCTCACCACTACGTTGTCGGCGGCGACCACCCTGGCGGCGAGCCTGAACTCCGGCGCTATCAGCTTGGCCGTACTACCAGGGACTGCATCGACTGATCGCCAGGTGGCGTGTGCATATGCCGCGCAGATCGCCTCTGAAGAAGATCCAGCGCGTCCACTGAACACCCTGGTCCTCGGCGGTATCGAGGTGCCGCCAATCACCAAGCGGCTCGGCCGTGTTGAACAGGAAACTGCCCTGGCCAACGGCGTCACGCCGCTGGAGGTCGGTGCTGGTGATGTGGTCCAGATCGTCCGCGCTGTCAGCACCTATACCAAGTCGGCAACCGGCGCGACGGACGTGTCGTTGCTCGATCTGACCACCATGCGAACGCTCTACTACGTTCGCCAGGCGTGCCGCGACCGTATTCGGTTGCGCTTCCCACGTTCCAAACTCACCAACAAAACTCCGGCGGCGGTACGCGGTGAACTACTCGACGTGCTCAACAAGTTGGAAGACGCGGAGATCGTAGAGGAAGTCGTCGCCAACGCTGCGGGTCTGGTTGTCGAGCGCTCGGGGCAGGATGTAAGCACGCTCAAAGCCAGTATCCCCGCCGATATCGTCAACGGCCTGCATGTGTTCGCCGGTCGTATCGACCTGCTTTTGTAA
- a CDS encoding phage protein Gp37: MLAELEDAVLARLGELKQAVPRLRLETYGGELSDPDQMVKLIAGGPSILITTPKVSFKQRTNRRYAAALVFRLVISSERERKLQAKISDPGSYLLWESCMGLLTDWQHKTDGARVRPTEFNNLVSGRFQAQSLSVLGQSFAIDLDWTVPEPDWPELKRIVLDYHVPADNPEITVTDNIELRDV, translated from the coding sequence ATGCTGGCTGAACTGGAAGACGCCGTACTGGCCAGGCTGGGGGAGCTTAAACAAGCGGTCCCGCGTCTGCGCCTTGAGACCTATGGCGGTGAATTGAGCGACCCGGACCAGATGGTAAAGCTGATTGCTGGCGGGCCATCGATCCTGATCACCACCCCAAAAGTCAGCTTTAAGCAGCGCACCAATCGCCGCTATGCCGCTGCCCTGGTATTTCGCCTAGTCATCTCTTCGGAGCGCGAGCGAAAGCTCCAGGCCAAGATCAGCGACCCGGGCAGTTACTTACTGTGGGAGTCCTGCATGGGGCTGCTCACTGACTGGCAACACAAGACCGATGGCGCCAGGGTCCGGCCGACCGAGTTTAACAACCTGGTCAGCGGAAGGTTCCAGGCACAAAGCCTCTCGGTCCTCGGGCAGTCGTTCGCCATCGACCTGGACTGGACCGTTCCGGAACCTGATTGGCCGGAGTTGAAGCGCATTGTCCTGGACTATCACGTACCGGCAGACAACCCCGAAATCACTGTTACCGACAACATCGAACTGAGGGACGTGTAA
- a CDS encoding phage protein Gp36 family protein, whose translation MNISLPSAAQLMHRFGEEEITALAIKAPRNPIESALLLAAAEGKPLDEWPAEDVETAVDTLARIADAIGRARSEVSFYLRFRKTGEDAPDWVKDDLPELARYHLEGTAVEDSTKRLRYRDIIKRLEKLAAEDEARGASEAGDSGLQIVHQPRLFSRTSLKGL comes from the coding sequence GTGAACATCTCGTTACCGAGCGCGGCACAGCTGATGCACCGGTTTGGTGAAGAAGAAATCACCGCCCTGGCGATCAAGGCTCCACGTAACCCTATCGAAAGCGCGCTGCTGCTGGCCGCTGCCGAAGGCAAGCCACTGGATGAATGGCCCGCCGAGGACGTGGAAACCGCTGTGGATACATTGGCCAGGATCGCCGATGCCATCGGCCGCGCTCGTAGCGAGGTCTCGTTCTACCTGCGGTTTCGCAAGACCGGCGAGGATGCGCCGGATTGGGTCAAGGATGACCTACCTGAATTGGCCCGCTATCACTTGGAAGGCACGGCCGTTGAAGACTCAACGAAGCGACTTCGTTACCGCGACATCATCAAGCGTCTGGAAAAACTGGCCGCCGAGGATGAAGCGCGGGGCGCATCGGAAGCCGGTGATTCAGGGTTGCAGATCGTCCACCAGCCGCGGTTGTTCTCGCGAACCAGCTTGAAGGGGTTGTGA
- a CDS encoding HI1506-related protein: protein MATVVTIISKRNGFRRCGVAHSDQPKDWPEDAFTDKQWDALFAEPQLILAVKEDGLDLVSEQRYESTSTISGPLPEAPDIPQAAQPQTLEAGTAPMGSALGEICRQILDSEQPGPDDHGANDLDQVERDGQATDLAQASADADQVDEQAQDTAETPAKPAKTRAVKPKDDAK from the coding sequence ATGGCGACTGTAGTTACCATTATTTCCAAGCGCAACGGCTTCCGCCGCTGCGGTGTGGCCCACTCCGACCAGCCGAAAGACTGGCCCGAAGATGCTTTCACGGACAAGCAATGGGATGCCTTGTTTGCAGAGCCTCAACTGATTCTCGCCGTCAAGGAAGACGGTCTGGACCTGGTATCGGAGCAACGCTATGAAAGTACCTCGACCATTTCGGGTCCGCTACCGGAAGCGCCCGACATCCCACAAGCTGCCCAGCCGCAAACGCTTGAAGCAGGCACTGCACCTATGGGCAGTGCATTGGGCGAGATCTGCCGACAAATCCTGGACAGCGAACAACCTGGACCTGATGACCACGGTGCGAATGACCTCGACCAGGTAGAGCGTGACGGCCAGGCCACTGACCTTGCTCAGGCTTCGGCTGATGCTGACCAGGTCGATGAACAGGCGCAGGACACTGCGGAAACTCCGGCCAAGCCTGCCAAGACTCGGGCAGTCAAACCCAAGGACGACGCCAAGTGA
- a CDS encoding Mu-like prophage major head subunit gpT family protein — MLVNKSSIQAAFVALKTLFNNAFSAAPSTWEKIAMKVPSTTGSNMYAWLSAFPKMRRWVGEKYVKSLKAFSYTVENEDFEATVEVDRNHIEDDQLGIYAPQAQMAGFSAKQLPDEIVYELVNGGFENLCYDGQYFFDTDHPVGRGSVSNKGTAPLSIATQAAAKASYGAARTAMRKFKDDEGRPLDVNPTILLVGPGLEDTARALLTSDRLEDGKVNLYKGTAELVVSTRITSDTAWFLLDTSKPIRPFIYQERKAPVFVQQVDPEADDVFTRKKYKFGAEARAAGGYGFWQLAYGSSGEA; from the coding sequence ATGTTAGTTAATAAGTCCTCGATTCAGGCAGCTTTTGTTGCCCTGAAAACCCTCTTCAACAATGCCTTCTCAGCGGCACCCAGCACCTGGGAAAAAATCGCCATGAAGGTTCCGAGTACGACCGGGAGCAACATGTACGCCTGGTTGTCGGCATTCCCCAAGATGCGCCGCTGGGTCGGCGAGAAGTACGTTAAGAGCCTCAAGGCCTTCAGCTACACCGTTGAAAACGAAGACTTCGAAGCCACCGTTGAGGTCGACCGCAACCATATTGAAGACGATCAGTTGGGGATCTATGCCCCTCAGGCGCAAATGGCTGGTTTCTCGGCCAAGCAACTGCCAGACGAGATCGTGTATGAGCTGGTGAACGGCGGCTTTGAAAACCTCTGCTACGACGGTCAGTACTTCTTCGACACGGATCACCCGGTCGGCCGGGGCAGTGTCAGTAACAAAGGCACCGCGCCACTCTCTATCGCCACCCAGGCGGCAGCAAAGGCCAGCTATGGCGCGGCACGTACTGCCATGCGTAAGTTCAAGGACGATGAGGGGCGCCCTCTGGATGTGAACCCAACCATTCTCCTGGTTGGCCCCGGCCTGGAGGACACCGCCCGCGCACTGTTGACCAGTGATCGCCTGGAAGACGGCAAGGTCAACCTCTACAAGGGCACCGCCGAGCTGGTGGTTTCGACCCGGATCACCTCTGACACCGCCTGGTTTCTCCTGGACACCAGCAAGCCCATCCGCCCGTTCATCTATCAGGAGCGCAAGGCGCCGGTCTTCGTCCAGCAAGTCGATCCCGAAGCGGACGATGTGTTCACCCGCAAGAAATACAAGTTCGGTGCGGAAGCTCGGGCGGCTGGTGGCTACGGCTTCTGGCAGTTGGCTTACGGCTCGAGCGGCGAAGCGTAA
- a CDS encoding phage protease: MKTQLALNSEIYSSVELIDGQAPDWVEIIPPGPMVVGRDGRRWLFDELAADLVQSSFVARAIDLPIDWEHATQRRASVGLESPASGWIKSFETRNGGLWAKVEWTPRGALQIESREYRFLSPVFDYETDSTRIVQMVSAALTNKPNFLLTALNQENPENTPVKLSPALLAALGLPETATEEQAIAATNQLKTTAQAMNTERPNLEQFVPRADYNTLLSRATNAEQALATHKTGEHNKAVDELITSATQAGKITPATVDYHRAMCQDEAGLQRFKEFVAAAPVVADASGLGAKADPKTATALNSEEQAVCQQLGIDPVEFAKSKQSEG, from the coding sequence ATGAAAACTCAACTCGCCCTCAATTCAGAAATCTATAGCTCCGTCGAACTCATCGATGGCCAGGCTCCCGATTGGGTGGAGATTATTCCGCCTGGTCCGATGGTCGTTGGCCGTGATGGCCGTCGATGGTTATTCGATGAACTAGCCGCCGACCTGGTGCAATCCAGCTTTGTCGCCCGAGCAATTGATCTCCCAATAGATTGGGAACATGCGACGCAACGTCGCGCATCTGTCGGCCTAGAGTCCCCAGCCAGTGGCTGGATCAAAAGTTTTGAGACCCGCAATGGTGGGCTCTGGGCCAAAGTCGAATGGACCCCTCGCGGTGCACTCCAGATTGAAAGCCGCGAATACCGCTTTCTCTCCCCCGTATTCGATTACGAAACCGACAGCACTCGCATTGTGCAGATGGTCAGCGCCGCGCTGACCAACAAACCCAACTTCCTTTTGACTGCTCTCAACCAAGAAAACCCGGAGAACACGCCAGTGAAGCTTTCACCTGCGCTTTTGGCCGCGCTCGGCTTGCCCGAAACCGCCACCGAAGAACAGGCCATCGCGGCCACCAATCAACTCAAGACCACCGCTCAGGCGATGAACACCGAGCGGCCGAACCTGGAACAGTTCGTTCCTCGGGCGGATTACAACACGCTGCTATCCCGAGCTACCAACGCCGAGCAAGCGCTGGCCACTCACAAGACAGGCGAACACAACAAGGCCGTCGACGAACTGATCACCTCGGCCACCCAGGCCGGAAAAATCACCCCGGCCACGGTCGACTATCACCGCGCCATGTGCCAGGACGAGGCCGGGTTGCAGCGCTTCAAGGAATTCGTTGCGGCCGCTCCGGTGGTGGCTGATGCGTCGGGCCTCGGCGCCAAGGCCGACCCGAAAACCGCCACGGCGCTGAACTCCGAAGAACAGGCGGTGTGTCAGCAACTCGGCATCGACCCCGTCGAGTTCGCCAAATCCAAACAGAGCGAGGGCTAA
- a CDS encoding DUF4062 domain-containing protein: MEKRYQVFVSSTYQDLQEERQEVMQALLELDCIPSGMELFPAANEDQWSLIKKVIDDSDYYIVLLGGRYGSIGPDGFSYTEMEYRYAKETGKPVIGFVHKAPGNLPSNRCEASEEGKNKLKEFQALVQTKLCRFWESPADLGSQVSRSLVKLIKSNPAIGWVRADLMPSVSAAEEILTLRRRIEELESEVQSATQTAPEGSDSLAQGDDGFEIGYDFTVSTAAWGGEVTRHTHVLNITWNSIFSALSPFMMNEANDAVILDALNKMTSDCCLEELAGDEEFANKRLKSLSVHDEDYRTIIIQLRALGLITKSSKSRSVKDTDTYWTLTPYGDTVMTRLRAKRKPGLTPAAQS, from the coding sequence ATGGAAAAACGCTATCAGGTTTTTGTCAGTTCAACCTATCAAGACTTACAGGAGGAAAGGCAAGAGGTCATGCAAGCGTTGCTTGAGCTTGATTGTATTCCCTCCGGCATGGAGCTTTTTCCAGCAGCTAATGAAGACCAATGGAGTTTGATAAAAAAAGTAATTGATGACAGCGATTACTACATTGTCCTGTTAGGTGGCCGATACGGTTCCATCGGACCAGATGGTTTTAGCTACACCGAGATGGAGTATCGGTATGCAAAAGAAACAGGTAAGCCGGTAATTGGTTTTGTTCATAAAGCCCCCGGGAATCTGCCCTCAAATCGTTGCGAGGCTTCTGAGGAGGGAAAAAACAAACTCAAAGAATTTCAAGCATTAGTCCAAACAAAACTATGTCGGTTTTGGGAGAGCCCAGCTGACTTGGGAAGCCAGGTCAGCCGTAGCCTAGTGAAGCTAATTAAAAGTAATCCAGCCATTGGATGGGTTAGAGCCGACTTGATGCCAAGTGTGAGTGCGGCGGAGGAAATTCTTACACTACGGCGTCGCATTGAAGAGTTGGAGAGCGAAGTTCAATCAGCCACTCAGACTGCGCCAGAGGGATCAGACAGTTTAGCTCAAGGAGATGATGGGTTTGAAATAGGCTACGACTTTACTGTATCAACAGCCGCATGGGGAGGAGAAGTTACGAGGCATACACATGTTTTGAATATAACCTGGAACAGCATATTTTCCGCACTTTCGCCATTCATGATGAACGAGGCAAACGACGCAGTAATCCTTGACGCCCTAAATAAAATGACGAGTGACTGCTGTTTGGAAGAGCTGGCAGGTGATGAAGAGTTTGCGAACAAGAGACTAAAAAGCCTGTCCGTTCATGACGAGGATTATCGGACGATAATAATTCAGCTGCGCGCTTTAGGGTTAATAACTAAAAGTAGCAAGAGTCGAAGTGTGAAAGATACAGATACTTACTGGACGCTTACGCCATATGGCGACACAGTCATGACGAGACTGCGAGCTAAACGGAAACCCGGCTTGACTCCCGCCGCTCAGTCTTAA
- a CDS encoding phage virion morphogenesis protein: MAGAMLDVNIDESQIGKVLDELVERLGDLTTPFNDIAEYLHQSTDDRFAKQVAPDGSPWAPLAASTLARKKGGRILRDKGTLQDTMRHSVSSTEMSFGTDRPYGAIHQEGGKIEHAARSQQVYFRQGKDGSVGNRFVSKRKSNFAQWVSRGSHVTEIEARPYLGMSSEDENEIILIIQNYLLAPDDR; encoded by the coding sequence ATGGCCGGTGCCATGCTGGATGTAAACATCGACGAAAGCCAGATCGGCAAGGTCTTGGATGAACTGGTCGAACGCCTGGGCGACCTCACAACACCTTTCAACGACATTGCGGAATACCTGCACCAGTCGACCGATGATCGCTTTGCTAAGCAGGTGGCGCCGGATGGTTCGCCCTGGGCGCCACTGGCGGCGTCAACCCTGGCACGCAAGAAAGGTGGACGCATCCTGCGGGACAAAGGAACGCTCCAGGACACCATGCGGCATAGCGTCAGTAGCACTGAGATGAGTTTCGGTACCGACCGGCCCTATGGCGCTATCCACCAGGAAGGCGGGAAGATCGAGCACGCCGCCAGGTCGCAGCAGGTGTACTTCCGTCAGGGTAAAGACGGTTCGGTCGGCAACCGGTTTGTCAGCAAGCGGAAATCAAACTTTGCGCAGTGGGTCAGCCGTGGTTCGCACGTGACCGAGATTGAGGCCCGCCCATATTTAGGAATGTCCTCTGAAGATGAGAACGAAATCATTTTGATCATTCAAAACTATCTGTTGGCGCCGGATGACAGATGA
- a CDS encoding PBECR2 nuclease fold domain-containing protein, whose amino-acid sequence MAVSHGSLPFKEQIDYFRSKVSLPTRAWTDIYTAEHDYAFVVAGAVKRDLLADLRGAVEKSIATGTTLEQFRKDFDQVVGKHGWQYQGERGWRTNVIWETNLRQSYNAGREAQMADPELRKRRPYGVYRHGDSAHPRPQHLAWNGITLPLDDPWWAYHTPQNGWGCKCKKYMASDRDLVRMGLKVGPAPEIEWEDRVIGKNSPNGPRTVRVPKGIDPGFEHAPGQSRLSNSVPQLRANDSSLAPGKHPAVPAPGLPNSRPAGALPMPRSVPAGRLLPVSTSAPKAVAKFLGEFGADTAPAVFRDVTGDALIIGREMFSGAKSGAVQLAPHVLPRELPLLAEAIKAPDEVWARLEWLPDQGKAVLRRRYLAHFQVKGQAAVAVFDQGADDWTGATGFVEDSEQYLEALRLGVRLYRRAE is encoded by the coding sequence ATGGCCGTCTCCCACGGCTCACTCCCATTTAAAGAGCAGATCGACTACTTCCGTAGCAAGGTCAGCCTGCCGACCCGCGCCTGGACTGACATCTACACCGCCGAACACGACTATGCGTTTGTCGTGGCTGGTGCCGTGAAGCGGGATCTGCTGGCCGACCTGCGCGGTGCCGTTGAAAAGTCCATTGCCACCGGCACCACCCTGGAGCAGTTCCGCAAGGACTTTGACCAGGTCGTGGGCAAACACGGCTGGCAGTACCAGGGCGAGCGTGGATGGCGCACAAACGTCATTTGGGAAACCAACCTGCGGCAGTCCTACAACGCTGGCCGCGAAGCGCAGATGGCCGACCCGGAGTTACGCAAGCGCCGTCCTTACGGTGTGTACCGGCACGGTGACAGCGCACACCCACGCCCGCAGCATCTGGCTTGGAATGGCATCACCTTGCCGCTGGATGATCCCTGGTGGGCCTACCACACACCGCAGAACGGCTGGGGCTGCAAGTGTAAGAAGTACATGGCGTCGGACAGGGATCTGGTACGTATGGGGCTCAAGGTCGGCCCTGCTCCAGAGATCGAATGGGAAGACCGAGTCATTGGCAAGAACAGCCCCAATGGCCCGCGCACTGTCCGGGTGCCGAAAGGTATTGATCCAGGTTTCGAGCATGCACCTGGTCAATCCCGTCTCTCTAACTCGGTGCCCCAGCTGCGCGCCAACGATTCGTCTCTGGCACCTGGTAAACATCCCGCTGTACCAGCACCAGGCTTGCCCAACAGTCGTCCAGCAGGCGCATTGCCGATGCCCCGGTCTGTTCCTGCAGGACGTTTACTGCCGGTCAGCACGTCCGCCCCAAAGGCGGTCGCCAAGTTCCTGGGCGAGTTCGGCGCCGACACCGCACCGGCAGTGTTTCGCGACGTGACAGGCGACGCCCTGATAATAGGCCGGGAGATGTTCAGTGGTGCCAAATCCGGCGCTGTGCAGTTGGCGCCCCATGTCTTGCCGCGTGAGTTGCCCTTGCTCGCCGAGGCGATCAAAGCCCCGGACGAAGTTTGGGCGCGGCTTGAGTGGCTGCCTGATCAGGGCAAGGCCGTGTTGCGTCGTCGTTACTTGGCCCACTTCCAGGTCAAAGGGCAAGCCGCTGTCGCAGTGTTTGACCAGGGCGCCGATGACTGGACTGGCGCCACTGGTTTTGTGGAGGACAGCGAGCAGTACCTGGAAGCGTTGCGCCTGGGTGTACGGCTCTATCGTAGAGCCGAATAG
- a CDS encoding DUF935 domain-containing protein — translation MAQSKIVDQYGRPIQYDKLTEELAAARITGVRQPWHPSVASGLTPGRLNSILRAAAEGSAHDYLTLAEEMEERDLHYASVLGTRKLALAGLNIRVEAASDDAEDVRRADALRELVGAAEFGELQADLTDAMGKGYAVSEIMWDRSGKTWNPSRFEPRDQRFFQFDRETGRELRLLDEADMINGVALAPYKFIVHLPRIRSGLPIRGGLARLAAVAYMCKAWTWKDWMGFADIFGMPMRVGRYGPGASKDDILTLMSAVANLGSDAAAVIPDSMRIEFTQAANVAGAGDFFKGLAEWWDKQVSKAVVGQTMSADDGSSQAQAKVHNEVRLDLLLADAKALSNTLNRYFVRPWCELNFAPGRKYPKLIIDVPEPENTTLLVTALKELVPLGLEVEQSVVRDKLGIPEPAQGAKLLGKPAESAQTPTAQALNSEQKPAKPVVLPDIVDNQVRTLEQSVEGHMDDLVEQIKDLLDQVESLEEFRDRLIETYPAMTTGQLADAIADGLAAASLAGRDDILRGL, via the coding sequence ATGGCTCAGTCCAAGATCGTCGACCAGTACGGCCGACCTATCCAGTACGACAAGCTCACGGAAGAACTGGCCGCAGCCCGTATCACTGGCGTTCGCCAACCTTGGCACCCGTCAGTTGCAAGCGGACTGACACCTGGCCGCCTCAACAGCATCTTGCGGGCGGCTGCCGAAGGGTCGGCCCATGACTACCTCACGCTCGCAGAGGAAATGGAAGAGCGAGACTTGCATTACGCCTCTGTCCTGGGCACTCGCAAACTGGCATTGGCCGGGCTGAATATTCGAGTCGAAGCCGCCAGCGATGACGCGGAAGATGTCCGCCGAGCAGATGCGCTTCGGGAGTTGGTGGGAGCCGCTGAGTTCGGCGAACTCCAGGCCGACCTGACCGATGCCATGGGCAAGGGCTATGCCGTCTCCGAAATCATGTGGGACCGCAGCGGCAAGACCTGGAACCCATCGCGCTTTGAGCCCCGCGACCAGCGCTTCTTTCAATTCGACCGCGAGACCGGCCGGGAGCTGCGTCTGCTGGATGAGGCCGACATGATTAATGGGGTGGCCCTGGCACCCTACAAGTTTATTGTGCATCTGCCGCGCATCCGGTCAGGCCTGCCAATCCGGGGCGGCCTGGCCCGCCTCGCGGCTGTGGCTTACATGTGTAAGGCCTGGACATGGAAAGACTGGATGGGCTTTGCCGACATCTTCGGGATGCCCATGCGCGTGGGGCGTTATGGGCCTGGGGCCAGCAAGGACGATATTCTGACCCTGATGTCAGCAGTTGCGAACCTGGGCAGCGATGCCGCCGCAGTGATCCCCGACAGTATGCGCATTGAATTCACCCAGGCCGCGAACGTGGCCGGTGCCGGTGATTTCTTCAAGGGGCTGGCTGAGTGGTGGGACAAGCAAGTCAGTAAGGCGGTGGTCGGCCAAACCATGTCGGCCGATGACGGCTCCAGCCAGGCCCAGGCCAAGGTCCATAATGAGGTCCGCCTTGATCTGCTGCTAGCCGATGCAAAGGCGCTCTCAAACACGTTGAACCGTTACTTTGTCCGGCCCTGGTGTGAACTGAACTTCGCACCTGGTCGAAAGTATCCGAAGTTAATCATTGATGTCCCAGAGCCCGAAAACACGACGCTCCTGGTTACTGCCCTAAAAGAGCTAGTGCCGCTTGGGTTGGAGGTTGAGCAATCAGTCGTTCGCGACAAGCTCGGCATTCCTGAACCAGCCCAGGGCGCCAAGCTGCTGGGCAAACCTGCGGAGTCAGCTCAGACGCCCACGGCCCAGGCGCTGAACAGCGAGCAAAAGCCTGCAAAGCCGGTTGTATTGCCGGACATTGTCGATAACCAGGTGCGGACGTTGGAGCAGTCAGTGGAGGGTCATATGGATGACCTGGTCGAGCAAATCAAGGATCTGCTCGACCAGGTCGAAAGCCTGGAGGAATTCCGGGATCGGCTGATCGAGACCTATCCGGCGATGACCACCGGCCAACTGGCTGATGCTATTGCCGATGGTTTGGCTGCTGCCAGCCTGGCTGGACGGGATGACATTTTGAGGGGGCTTTAA
- a CDS encoding DUF3486 family protein: MPPRSKVASLPKAVKDWLDKALAENNFSEYESLAAELSAQGYSISKSALHRYGQDFESKLSALKMASEQARAVVAAAPDEEGAVNEALMRLVQEHLFKLLMTEGDNKFDLPKVAKAVAELGKASVVQKKWQAEWRERTEAAAARVEKIAKKGGLSADTVDEIRREILGMAS, from the coding sequence ATGCCGCCGCGCAGCAAAGTCGCCAGCCTGCCCAAGGCCGTTAAGGATTGGCTAGACAAGGCCTTGGCCGAAAACAACTTTAGCGAGTACGAAAGCCTTGCTGCCGAGCTGTCGGCCCAGGGCTATTCGATCAGCAAGTCAGCGCTGCATCGCTACGGCCAGGATTTCGAGTCCAAGCTCTCGGCCTTGAAGATGGCCAGCGAACAGGCCCGCGCCGTGGTGGCTGCTGCACCAGATGAGGAAGGCGCTGTCAACGAGGCGCTGATGCGCCTGGTCCAGGAACACCTGTTTAAGCTGCTGATGACTGAGGGCGACAACAAGTTTGACTTGCCGAAGGTGGCCAAGGCCGTAGCTGAGCTGGGTAAAGCTTCGGTGGTGCAGAAAAAATGGCAGGCCGAGTGGCGGGAGAGGACAGAGGCTGCTGCTGCGCGCGTCGAGAAGATCGCCAAGAAAGGCGGTTTGAGTGCTGACACCGTTGACGAAATCCGACGCGAAATCTTGGGGATGGCATCTTGA
- a CDS encoding TraR/DksA C4-type zinc finger protein, with amino-acid sequence MKADDFASHLEAIHNESALAAHLAQRETLTGPSAEFCQMADCEMPIPEGRRNAMEGVQFCAECQTRREKRGFK; translated from the coding sequence ATGAAAGCAGATGACTTCGCCAGCCACCTGGAGGCGATCCACAACGAAAGCGCTTTAGCAGCGCATTTGGCACAACGCGAAACCTTGACTGGTCCTTCCGCAGAGTTCTGCCAGATGGCTGATTGTGAAATGCCGATTCCCGAGGGGCGGCGCAATGCCATGGAGGGTGTGCAGTTCTGTGCCGAGTGCCAAACCCGCCGCGAAAAAAGGGGCTTCAAATGA